The proteins below come from a single Pseudarthrobacter sp. SSS035 genomic window:
- a CDS encoding tyrosine-type recombinase/integrase: MAVEIIPDGAFPELFSEFVEYKRNLGYVYPKSRLYLVRRLSRFLAGQDGDERVLTRDAVEVFVRPGDGESTGSIAGRRGIVRQFALFLRWKGIEAWVLPDRVRPRQSSAFIPRIITADEMARIIACADARPASRCGPQTQPVYAMVVRLLWCCGLRIGETLSLRIGDVDLADAVITVHKAKHNRTRLVPMSESLAAYARRYVVAVGLIPEDRGAWFFPSPRGGRYNPGSVTAHIQGLMLQADVTTASGRAPRSHDLRHSYAVACLGKMQASGVDVYAALPLLATYMGHADIVSAEYYLRLDPSAWGSIDQVMEGAYAGVFPNEEV, from the coding sequence ATGGCCGTTGAGATCATTCCCGACGGGGCGTTCCCAGAGTTGTTCAGCGAGTTCGTCGAGTACAAGAGGAACCTGGGCTACGTCTATCCGAAAAGCCGCCTCTACCTCGTCAGGCGCCTGTCGAGATTCCTCGCCGGGCAAGACGGAGACGAGCGGGTGCTGACCAGGGACGCGGTCGAGGTCTTCGTCCGGCCGGGCGATGGAGAGTCCACTGGGTCGATCGCGGGCCGGCGCGGTATCGTCCGTCAGTTCGCCTTGTTCCTCCGGTGGAAGGGAATCGAGGCATGGGTGCTGCCGGACCGAGTGCGGCCGCGCCAATCCAGCGCGTTCATTCCCCGGATCATTACGGCTGACGAGATGGCCCGGATCATCGCCTGCGCCGACGCTCGTCCCGCATCGCGGTGCGGACCGCAAACCCAGCCGGTCTACGCGATGGTTGTCCGCTTGCTGTGGTGCTGCGGGCTGCGGATCGGCGAGACGCTGTCTCTGCGGATCGGCGACGTGGACCTGGCCGATGCCGTCATCACCGTCCACAAAGCGAAGCACAACCGGACCAGGTTGGTGCCGATGTCCGAGTCTTTGGCGGCATACGCCCGCCGCTACGTGGTTGCTGTCGGCCTTATCCCCGAAGATCGGGGGGCGTGGTTCTTCCCCTCCCCACGAGGCGGGCGCTACAACCCGGGCTCGGTCACCGCGCACATTCAGGGGTTGATGCTCCAAGCGGACGTCACTACCGCCTCGGGTCGTGCTCCGCGTTCTCATGACCTGAGGCATTCGTATGCGGTGGCCTGCCTGGGGAAGATGCAGGCCTCCGGGGTGGACGTTTACGCGGCACTGCCTTTGCTGGCGACCTATATGGGACACGCCGACATCGTCTCAGCGGAGTATTACCTGCGCCTCGACCCGTCAGCCTGGGGCAGCATCGATCAGGTCATGGAAGGCGCCTACGCGGGCGTATTCCCCAACGAGGAGGTGTGA